A genomic stretch from Haemophilus parainfluenzae ATCC 33392 includes:
- a CDS encoding AAA family ATPase produces MCDNTANLIKARYVVTSTSSEQALNWQALQPELSITELSAEKADFWSLQKHATKAISLFLKQPRRSLLVLKADDQAEYADLLAEHIRQKQPKERSVFGVNYVVEQGDYFSFPRIYTEPAQSPADNFAAQGDVLKALHADQFSLFGSVRVHPSSQDILLTPGLVHQANGGVLILSAATMLSQFDLWQRLKHILQTQTFDWYSAHPFKTLPCDIPSYPLNLKVVILGNRTEIATLGELEEDLYSLADYAEIESYYSVAQPKAQENWANYVLALASKYELDLDLTALNKLYQLLVRESEDRFLINISPLKTTEMLLNAATLSQKQTLSAVDFEQAFKQKNEQHGFLRERTYADILNEQIYVETNGEIVGQINGLSVIEYPGTPVCFGEPSRISCLVQFGDGEVVDVERKNELAGNLHGKGMMISEACLASILELPSQLPFSASLVFEQSYGEIDGDSASLAIFSVLVSALSDLPLPQNIAITGTIDQFGLVHAVGGVNDKIEGFFTICQRRGLTGKQGVIIPATTIQQLSLSDEVVEAVKNEQFFIYQVEDIYQTAKILFDRDLLEEKEEYAKGKEPIARLIQNRIAFRSETPKKNWLDFFKS; encoded by the coding sequence TTAAAACAACCTCGTCGTTCTTTGTTGGTTTTAAAAGCAGATGATCAAGCAGAATATGCCGATTTATTAGCAGAACATATTCGCCAAAAACAGCCAAAAGAGCGGTCAGTTTTTGGGGTGAATTATGTGGTTGAGCAGGGGGATTATTTTTCTTTCCCTCGTATTTATACCGAGCCTGCTCAATCACCAGCAGATAATTTTGCCGCACAAGGTGATGTGTTGAAGGCATTACACGCTGATCAATTTAGTCTTTTTGGTAGTGTACGCGTTCATCCAAGTTCGCAAGATATTTTGCTTACGCCAGGTTTAGTGCATCAAGCCAATGGGGGCGTTTTGATTTTAAGTGCAGCAACGATGCTAAGCCAGTTTGATTTATGGCAACGCTTAAAACATATTTTGCAAACGCAAACTTTTGATTGGTATTCAGCCCATCCATTTAAAACCTTGCCTTGTGATATTCCAAGTTATCCACTCAATTTAAAAGTGGTGATTTTAGGCAATCGCACTGAAATTGCGACCTTAGGTGAGTTAGAAGAAGATCTTTACAGCTTGGCTGATTACGCGGAAATTGAAAGCTATTATTCTGTTGCACAACCGAAAGCACAAGAAAATTGGGCCAATTATGTGTTGGCATTAGCCTCAAAATATGAGCTTGATTTAGATTTAACCGCATTAAATAAACTCTATCAGTTACTGGTGCGTGAGAGTGAAGATCGCTTTTTAATTAACATTTCACCATTAAAAACAACAGAAATGTTACTCAATGCTGCGACGTTGTCACAAAAACAAACCTTAAGTGCGGTTGATTTTGAGCAAGCTTTTAAACAAAAGAATGAACAGCATGGTTTTTTACGTGAACGCACTTATGCAGATATTCTCAATGAACAAATTTATGTGGAAACCAATGGTGAAATTGTTGGGCAGATTAATGGCTTGTCTGTGATTGAATATCCAGGCACACCGGTTTGTTTTGGTGAACCTTCTCGCATCAGCTGTTTAGTGCAGTTTGGTGATGGTGAAGTCGTGGATGTGGAGCGTAAAAACGAATTAGCGGGCAACCTCCACGGGAAAGGTATGATGATTTCTGAAGCATGCTTGGCAAGTATCTTAGAGTTGCCATCACAGTTACCATTTTCTGCTTCTTTAGTATTTGAGCAGTCTTATGGTGAAATTGATGGTGACAGTGCGTCTCTAGCTATTTTCTCCGTATTAGTCAGCGCGTTATCTGATTTGCCATTGCCACAAAATATTGCCATTACCGGTACCATTGACCAATTTGGTTTGGTGCACGCAGTAGGCGGAGTGAATGACAAAATTGAAGGCTTTTTCACTATTTGCCAACGTCGTGGTTTAACGGGTAAACAAGGTGTGATTATTCCTGCAACAACAATTCAGCAATTAAGTTTATCTGACGAAGTGGTTGAGGCGGTGAAAAATGAGCAGTTCTTTATCTATCAAGTCGAGGATATTTATCAAACAGCCAAAATCCTATTTGACCGCGATTTATTGGAAGAGAAAGAAGAATATGCGAAGGGCAAAGAGCCTATTGCACGTTTAATTCAAAATCGAATTGCTTTTCGTTCGGAAACGCCGAAAAAAAACTGGTTAGATTTCTTTAAATCTTAA